In Candidatus Thermoplasmatota archaeon, the genomic stretch TGGTCCGACAAAGCAGATTTTTGAAAACCCGAAAGAAGAATTAACTGAGAAATATATAACTGGTAGATTTGGATGAAGGTGAAGATATATGGTTGAAAAATTCCATGTTGAATTAGAACAGGCAAAGAAAGATGTTGATAATATGGGTCATTTGGCAAAAGACATGCTTTTAAAATCTGTTGAAGCACTGAAGGAGTTAGACAAAGAAAAAGCTGAATGGGTTATGTCTCAGAAGACAAAACTTGCTGATATGGATGATAAAATTGAGGATAAAGCATTAAAACTTATTGCACTTTATCAACCAATGGCAAGGGATTTAAGAGAAATTGCATGTATTTTAAAAATGATTACTTATTTAAACAGAATTGGCAGGTATGGAAAAGATATTGCAAAACTAGTTTTTGAATTTGAAAAAGAGGGTCATGTTAAAAAATTGGTTAGCATACCGCATATGGCTGAAATCGTAAATGGTATGATCAACGATGTGCTTTATGCTTTTGAGACAGGTGATATATCTAAATTCAATGATTTCATTGATAGGGAAAAAACAGTTGATGAACTAAGATACTCTATTTTTAGAGAATGCCTCAGTTATATGATGGAAGACCCCAGGGTTATTACCAGATGCACCTATTATATTATGGTTGCTCGTTATCTTGAGCGTTGTGGTGATCATGCTTGTAAAATTGCTGAAAAAATTGTTTACATGGTTACAGGTCAGCGGGTGGAAATTGATTGCCGTGAACAATCGTCTAAAACTTGTTTCACTGGTGTTAAAAAAGCATGAAGAAAAAAACCGTGCTGTTTTTGTGCACACATAATAGTGCTAGATCCCAGATGGCAGAAGGATTGCTTAATACTATGTTTGGTGATTCTTATGAGGCATCTAGTGCAGGTGTTGAACCAACGCATGTAAGCCCATATGCTGTTGAGGTTATGAGGGAAATTGGTATTGATATCTCAGATCATAGATCAAAAAGCATACAGGAATTTCGTGGTAAAACATTTGATTATGTAGTAACAGTATGTGACAACGCAAAAGAAGTTTGCCCATTTTTTCCAGGTAAGAAAATACTTCATCAGAGTTTTAGAGATCCTAGTGATGTTGATGGTAGCATTGATGAAATTCTGAATTCTTTCAGAGAAATTAGAGATGATATTAAAAAATGGGTTGAGCAGACATTTAGTAAAAAATGATATGCTATTGCCTAACTTTTTTTTGTTTTATAAATTGAATAGTTCATGTCTTTACACAGCTTATAACTTTTATCTCCATAAGATTGTTTTTAGGATATTCATTATATAGTATAACGAAAAGGGTTAGCATATTGTAGACAAATCACAATAAAATGACGAAAAGCTATCGGTATAGTTTTACTGCATTGATGTTAAGTGGTAGATCCATTGATTTTGCTATAGCATTGCATTTTGTTCTCAACAGATAAGCTATAGGATGGTAATCTGTCTCAGAAAAAGACTCATAGTTTGCCATACCTTTACATATGATTAGATCAGCTTTCTTTAAAGTTTTTTTAAGTTTCCCCGGTATCTTTCTAAAATCTACACCGATCGCAAAACAACCAGTGGTCAAAACCTCATCAACTACTTCATTAAACCTAAGTTCCTCTGCATCCTTCGTTGTAGCGTCACTAATAATAGGTTCACCTCTGACTACTAGAGTCAAGAACATGTTTTGGTTAAACTTTTTGAGTTCCCTGCAGAGTATTTTGTCAAACACTATCTCTCCGCAGTTATCAGTAAACAACACAACGTTTTTTGCTTTTTTCAACAAAACCTTAACCTTGGGTGTGTCATCATAACCTAAACCATCAGAGACATATTTTTCGAACAAATCTTTGAGTACATCTGGGTGGCTACTACCACCTTCGATACCAAAATCCAAGGTGTTACCTATGATAGAACAAAGGATACTAGTCCTTAGCGGGTCATCTGATTTTTTAATTAGCTCTTCAACACGCGGAACAAGCGACTGAGCAACCTTGTTACTCAAATCCTTAAGATTTTTATACGGGTCTTTGTCACCAAGAACCTCGTATACCACCCTATGTACCTCTGTCGCTATAACAGCGCTGCATTCATCAGGATCATAAAGCTCAGAGAGTATCTTACAAGCATTTTTGATAACCTTCTTCCTAACATTTGGGTTTTTTGTACTCTGCTCAGTCTCAAAAATAACCCTTTTAAGTAAACATGGTACACACTCAGTTTGTATCTTCATATAAAAAACCCTGAAAACAAAACAGACTATATAGGTTTACCCATGCAAGTTTTTACTTAAATAAACCCCGTCGTCAACAAAACCGAGTTTCCTATAGTACTCCTTCACACCAACACCACTTAGAACAAACAAAAATTTTTTATCAAACTTCTCAAAACAAACACGCTCTGCCTCGTCAACCAGTTCTTTACCGAAGCCTCTATGCTGCCAACCATTTATGTTTTTCTTCCCAATCGGTAACTCTCTGCCGAGTACCTTGAGTTCACGTATAATCATACAAGGCTTCTTCTGCAACTCCAATCTATGCGAACAAACAATGTCACGCAAACGAAGATAACCAACCAGGTAATCGTTTTTTTTGTCAACCAGAGATATAAAAACCTCGCTGCTACCACTCGCCTCATAATAACACGTGTCAAAAACAATATCTTCCTCGTTTATCTCAATTTTATCTTCAAGAGACTTGTGACCTATCTCCCTGCATCTTATACATCGACAGCTATGGCCATGTTTTTTTAGTTCAGCTTCAGCAAGCTGACGTAG encodes the following:
- a CDS encoding arsenate reductase ArsC, with product MKKKTVLFLCTHNSARSQMAEGLLNTMFGDSYEASSAGVEPTHVSPYAVEVMREIGIDISDHRSKSIQEFRGKTFDYVVTVCDNAKEVCPFFPGKKILHQSFRDPSDVDGSIDEILNSFREIRDDIKKWVEQTFSKK
- the phoU gene encoding phosphate signaling complex protein PhoU, which gives rise to MVEKFHVELEQAKKDVDNMGHLAKDMLLKSVEALKELDKEKAEWVMSQKTKLADMDDKIEDKALKLIALYQPMARDLREIACILKMITYLNRIGRYGKDIAKLVFEFEKEGHVKKLVSIPHMAEIVNGMINDVLYAFETGDISKFNDFIDREKTVDELRYSIFRECLSYMMEDPRVITRCTYYIMVARYLERCGDHACKIAEKIVYMVTGQRVEIDCREQSSKTCFTGVKKA
- a CDS encoding ARMT1-like domain-containing protein — encoded protein: MKIQTECVPCLLKRVIFETEQSTKNPNVRKKVIKNACKILSELYDPDECSAVIATEVHRVVYEVLGDKDPYKNLKDLSNKVAQSLVPRVEELIKKSDDPLRTSILCSIIGNTLDFGIEGGSSHPDVLKDLFEKYVSDGLGYDDTPKVKVLLKKAKNVVLFTDNCGEIVFDKILCRELKKFNQNMFLTLVVRGEPIISDATTKDAEELRFNEVVDEVLTTGCFAIGVDFRKIPGKLKKTLKKADLIICKGMANYESFSETDYHPIAYLLRTKCNAIAKSMDLPLNINAVKLYR